A section of the Capra hircus breed San Clemente chromosome 23, ASM170441v1, whole genome shotgun sequence genome encodes:
- the LOC106504020 gene encoding MHC class I polypeptide-related sequence B isoform X3, which produces MCVHLYSLPPFLESPLPASLSRFPVWNSAFWSLVHMHVLHPQHLEQVRTQTLSVKHLMCTCLQKAASSVVPPSPGSHSLSYNIKVLSQDGFVQSGCFAEGYLDHQTFLHYDHNKGRAEPWGRWAEKLEAETWETESKDLNETWKELGKLLAEILSLQKEKGGFHSLQETVGCKIHEDSHPRGFRLLHFNGELLLSCSPEAHGCALPQSSAQTLAMEVVKSWDTDGFLSKHYQAHVQGELCGRLQGYLESWTGFVERTVPPAVNVTRSRDSEGMVHLTGKSLVHQRSWWIVSIPVIVFIIGFCV; this is translated from the exons ATGTGTGTCCATCTCTACTCTCTCCCTCCATTCCTCGAGTCCCCTCTCCCTGCTTCTCTTTCCCGTTTTCCCGTGTGGAACTCCGCATTCTGGTCCCTTGTACACATGCATGTTTTGCATCCTCAGCACCTGGAGCAGGTCAGGACGCAGACCTTGTCTGTTAAACATCTGATGTGCACTTGTCTCCAGAAAGCAGCTTCATCTGTGGTTCCTCCTTCCCCAGGATCCCACAGTCTTTCTTACAACATCAAAGTGCTCTCCCAGGATGGCTTTGTGCAGTCCGGGTGTTTTGCTGAGGGATACTTGGATCATCAGACCTTCCTGCACTATGATCACAACAAAGGCAGGGCAGAGCCCTGGGGACGGTGGGCTGAAAAGCTGGAAGCAGAGACGTGGGAGACAGAGTCCAAGGACTTGAACGAGACTTGGAAGGAGCTTGGAAAACTCCTGGCAGAGATCTTGTCActgcagaaggagaaaggag gCTTCCATTCCCTCCAGGAGACTGTGGGCTGCAAGATCCATGAAGACAGCCACCCCCGGGGCTTCCGGCTTCTCCACTTCAATGGGGAGCTCCTCCTCTCCTGTTCCCCTGAGGCCCACGGATGTGCCCTGCCCCAGTCCTCAGCTCAGACCTTGGCCATGGAAGTGGTGAAGTCTTGGGACACAGATGGCTTTCTAAGCAAGCATTACCAGGCCCACGTGCAGGGAGAACTTTGTGGGAGACTGCAAGGCTACCTGGAATCCTGGACGGGCTTCGTAGAGAGGACAG TGCCCCCAGCCGTGAATGTGACCCGCAGCCGGGACTCAGAGGGCATGGTCCACCTCACAG GAAAGAGCCTGGTGCACCAGAGATCATGGTGGATCGTGAGCATTCCTGTTATTGTTTTTATCATCGGATTTTGTGTCTAA
- the LOC102172138 gene encoding BOLA class I histocompatibility antigen, alpha chain BL3-7 isoform X2, whose amino-acid sequence MRFSRSQRLRVKGLVWGGNCPCWGIPSLLEFHFLFANSVVRFCPDPRVAALVLTPIGCLVSRSQSAAPRFPVFKSPPVSPHTPTLRQDSVSPQTPRIRVMGPRTLLLLLSGALVLTETWAGSHSLSYFCTCVSRPGLGEPRFIAVGYVDDTQFARFDSDAPNPRMEPRAPWMEQEGPEYWEEMTRDAKKAQQRLRSGLNTMRGFYNQSEAVSHTSQWVFACEVGPDGRLLRGIWQTAYDGADYISLNEDQRSWTAADTAAQITKRKWEISGEAEFQRNYLEGKCVQWLHRHLETGKDTLLRADPPKTHVAHHRISDREVTLRCWALGFYPEEISLTWQRDGEDQTQDMETVETRPSGDGTFQKWAALVVPSGEEQRYTCCVEHEGLQKPLTLRWEPPQPSIPIMGIIVGLLLLIVTGFVVTGAVIWWKKHSGEIGRGYTQAASNDGAQGSDVSLTFPKV is encoded by the exons ATGCGGTTCTCAAGGTCTCAGCGTCTCAGAGTCAAAGGCCTTGTTTGGGGAGGGAACTGTCCGTGTTGGGGGATCCCTAGTCTCCTGGAGTTTCACTTTCTCTTCGCAAACTCTGTGGTGCGTTTCTGCCCGGACCCTCGTGTCGCGGCCCTAGTTCTCACTCCCATTGGGTGTCTGGTTTCTAGAAGCCAATCAGCGGCCCCGCGGTTCCCGGTTTTTAAGTCTCCACCTGtatccccccacacccccaccctccGCCAGGACTCAGTTTCTCCCCAGACCCCGAGGATACGAGTCATGGGGCCGCGAACCCTCCTCCTGCTGCTCTCGGGGGCCCTGGTCCTGACCGAGACCTGGGCCG GCTCCCACTCCCTGAGCTATTTCTGCACCTGCGTGTCCCGGCCCGGCCTCGGGGAGCCGCGTTTCATCGCCGTCGGCTACGTGGACGACACGCAGTTCGCGCGGTTCGACAGCGACGCCCCGAATCCGAGAATGGAGCCGCGGGCGCCGTGGATGGAGCAGGAGGGGCCGGAATACTGGGAAGAGATGACACGAGATGCCAAGAAAGCTCAACAGAGATTGCGATCAGGCTTGAACACCATGCGCGGTTTCTACAACCAGAGCGAGGCGG TGTCTCACACCTCCCAGTGGGTGTTTGCCTGCGAGGTGGGGCCGGACGGGCGCCTCCTCCGCGGGATCTGGCAGACCGCCTATGACGGTGCGGACTACATCTCCCTGAACGAAGACCAGCGCTCCTGGACCGCGGCAGACACGGCGGCTCAGATCACCAAGCGCAAGTGGGAAATCTCCGGTGAGGCAGAGTTCCAGCGGAACTACCTGGAGGGCAAGTGCGTGCAGTGGCTCCACAGACACCTGGAGACCGGAAAGGACACGCTGCTGCGCGCAG ACCCTCCAAAGACACATGTGGCCCATCACCGCATCTCTGACCGTGAGGTCACCCTGAggtgctgggccctgggcttCTACCCTGAGGAGATCTCACTGACCTGGCAGCGTGATGGGGAGGACCAGACTCAGGACATGGAGACTGTGGAGACCAGGCCTTCAGGGGATGGAACCTTCCAGAAGTGGGCGGCCCTGGTGGTGCCTTCTGGAGAGGAGCAGAGATACACGTGCTGTGTGGAGCACGAGGGGCTTCAGAAGCCCCTCACCCTGAGATGGG AACCTCCTCAGCCCTCCATCCCCATCATGGGCATCATCGTTGGCCTGCTTCTCCTCATCGTCACTGGATTTGTGGTGACTGGAGCTGTGATTTGGTGGAAAAAACACTCAG GTGAAATAGGACGGGGCTACACCCAGGCTGCAA gcaaTGACGGTGCCCAGGGCTCTGATGTGTCTCTCACGTTTCCTAAAG tgTGA
- the LOC106504020 gene encoding MHC class I polypeptide-related sequence B isoform X1, with protein sequence MCVHLYSLPPFLESPLPASLSRFPVWNSAFWSLVHMHVLHPQHLEQVRTQTLSVKHLMCTCLQKAASSVVPPSPGSHSLSYNIKVLSQDGFVQSGCFAEGYLDHQTFLHYDHNKGRAEPWGRWAEKLEAETWETESKDLNETWKELGKLLAEILSLQKEKGGFHSLQETVGCKIHEDSHPRGFRLLHFNGELLLSCSPEAHGCALPQSSAQTLAMEVVKSWDTDGFLSKHYQAHVQGELCGRLQGYLESWTGFVERTVPPAVNVTRSRDSEGMVHLTGKAFGFFPRNISVVWFWDEEPMSRDAQESGGVLPDGNRTYHTWETVKIPQGEEERVKSIVEYSGNHSAHLSPLGETGVGLEAVVTLGGSEARVRERRAGCGSGVPGLYIIRSFSRKEPGAPEIMVDREHSCYCFYHRILCLMLY encoded by the exons ATGTGTGTCCATCTCTACTCTCTCCCTCCATTCCTCGAGTCCCCTCTCCCTGCTTCTCTTTCCCGTTTTCCCGTGTGGAACTCCGCATTCTGGTCCCTTGTACACATGCATGTTTTGCATCCTCAGCACCTGGAGCAGGTCAGGACGCAGACCTTGTCTGTTAAACATCTGATGTGCACTTGTCTCCAGAAAGCAGCTTCATCTGTGGTTCCTCCTTCCCCAGGATCCCACAGTCTTTCTTACAACATCAAAGTGCTCTCCCAGGATGGCTTTGTGCAGTCCGGGTGTTTTGCTGAGGGATACTTGGATCATCAGACCTTCCTGCACTATGATCACAACAAAGGCAGGGCAGAGCCCTGGGGACGGTGGGCTGAAAAGCTGGAAGCAGAGACGTGGGAGACAGAGTCCAAGGACTTGAACGAGACTTGGAAGGAGCTTGGAAAACTCCTGGCAGAGATCTTGTCActgcagaaggagaaaggag gCTTCCATTCCCTCCAGGAGACTGTGGGCTGCAAGATCCATGAAGACAGCCACCCCCGGGGCTTCCGGCTTCTCCACTTCAATGGGGAGCTCCTCCTCTCCTGTTCCCCTGAGGCCCACGGATGTGCCCTGCCCCAGTCCTCAGCTCAGACCTTGGCCATGGAAGTGGTGAAGTCTTGGGACACAGATGGCTTTCTAAGCAAGCATTACCAGGCCCACGTGCAGGGAGAACTTTGTGGGAGACTGCAAGGCTACCTGGAATCCTGGACGGGCTTCGTAGAGAGGACAG TGCCCCCAGCCGTGAATGTGACCCGCAGCCGGGACTCAGAGGGCATGGTCCACCTCACAGGCAAGGCTTTTGGCTTCTTTCCCCGGAATATTTCAGTGGTCTGGTTTTGGGATGAGGAACCCATGAGCCGGGACGCCCAGGAGTCTGGGGGTGTCCTGCCTGATGGGAACAGGACCTACCACACCTGGGAAACCGTAAAAATTCCCCAAGGAGAGGAGGAGCGGGTCAAGTCCATTGTGGAATACAGCGGAAATCACAGTGCACACCTCTCACCCTTGGGTGAGACTGGGGTGGGCCTGGAGGCGGTTGTGACCCTGGGAGGGTCAGAGGCCAGGGTCAGGGAGAGGAGAGCAGGTTGTGGCTCTGGGGTGCCCGGGTTGTATATAATAAGGTCCTTTTCCAGGAAAGAGCCTGGTGCACCAGAGATCATGGTGGATCGTGAGCATTCCTGTTATTGTTTTTATCATCGGATTTTGTGTCTAATgttatattaa
- the LOC106504020 gene encoding MHC class I polypeptide-related sequence B isoform X2 — protein sequence MGLSPVRHCLAVAAFLVSMGNAAGSHSLSYNIKVLSQDGFVQSGCFAEGYLDHQTFLHYDHNKGRAEPWGRWAEKLEAETWETESKDLNETWKELGKLLAEILSLQKEKGGFHSLQETVGCKIHEDSHPRGFRLLHFNGELLLSCSPEAHGCALPQSSAQTLAMEVVKSWDTDGFLSKHYQAHVQGELCGRLQGYLESWTGFVERTVPPAVNVTRSRDSEGMVHLTGKAFGFFPRNISVVWFWDEEPMSRDAQESGGVLPDGNRTYHTWETVKIPQGEEERVKSIVEYSGNHSAHLSPLGETGVGLEAVVTLGGSEARVRERRAGCGSGVPGLYIIRSFSRKEPGAPEIMVDREHSCYCFYHRILCLMLY from the exons ATGGGGCTCTCTCCCGTCCGGCACTGTCTAGCCGTCGCTGCCTTTTTAGTGTCCATGGGTAACGCCGCCG GATCCCACAGTCTTTCTTACAACATCAAAGTGCTCTCCCAGGATGGCTTTGTGCAGTCCGGGTGTTTTGCTGAGGGATACTTGGATCATCAGACCTTCCTGCACTATGATCACAACAAAGGCAGGGCAGAGCCCTGGGGACGGTGGGCTGAAAAGCTGGAAGCAGAGACGTGGGAGACAGAGTCCAAGGACTTGAACGAGACTTGGAAGGAGCTTGGAAAACTCCTGGCAGAGATCTTGTCActgcagaaggagaaaggag gCTTCCATTCCCTCCAGGAGACTGTGGGCTGCAAGATCCATGAAGACAGCCACCCCCGGGGCTTCCGGCTTCTCCACTTCAATGGGGAGCTCCTCCTCTCCTGTTCCCCTGAGGCCCACGGATGTGCCCTGCCCCAGTCCTCAGCTCAGACCTTGGCCATGGAAGTGGTGAAGTCTTGGGACACAGATGGCTTTCTAAGCAAGCATTACCAGGCCCACGTGCAGGGAGAACTTTGTGGGAGACTGCAAGGCTACCTGGAATCCTGGACGGGCTTCGTAGAGAGGACAG TGCCCCCAGCCGTGAATGTGACCCGCAGCCGGGACTCAGAGGGCATGGTCCACCTCACAGGCAAGGCTTTTGGCTTCTTTCCCCGGAATATTTCAGTGGTCTGGTTTTGGGATGAGGAACCCATGAGCCGGGACGCCCAGGAGTCTGGGGGTGTCCTGCCTGATGGGAACAGGACCTACCACACCTGGGAAACCGTAAAAATTCCCCAAGGAGAGGAGGAGCGGGTCAAGTCCATTGTGGAATACAGCGGAAATCACAGTGCACACCTCTCACCCTTGGGTGAGACTGGGGTGGGCCTGGAGGCGGTTGTGACCCTGGGAGGGTCAGAGGCCAGGGTCAGGGAGAGGAGAGCAGGTTGTGGCTCTGGGGTGCCCGGGTTGTATATAATAAGGTCCTTTTCCAGGAAAGAGCCTGGTGCACCAGAGATCATGGTGGATCGTGAGCATTCCTGTTATTGTTTTTATCATCGGATTTTGTGTCTAATgttatattaa
- the LOC102172138 gene encoding BOLA class I histocompatibility antigen, alpha chain BL3-7 isoform X1: protein MRFSRSQRLRVKGLVWGGNCPCWGIPSLLEFHFLFANSVVRFCPDPRVAALVLTPIGCLVSRSQSAAPRFPVFKSPPVSPHTPTLRQDSVSPQTPRIRVMGPRTLLLLLSGALVLTETWAGSHSLSYFCTCVSRPGLGEPRFIAVGYVDDTQFARFDSDAPNPRMEPRAPWMEQEGPEYWEEMTRDAKKAQQRLRSGLNTMRGFYNQSEAVSHTSQWVFACEVGPDGRLLRGIWQTAYDGADYISLNEDQRSWTAADTAAQITKRKWEISGEAEFQRNYLEGKCVQWLHRHLETGKDTLLRADPPKTHVAHHRISDREVTLRCWALGFYPEEISLTWQRDGEDQTQDMETVETRPSGDGTFQKWAALVVPSGEEQRYTCCVEHEGLQKPLTLRWEPPQPSIPIMGIIVGLLLLIVTGFVVTGAVIWWKKHSGRERREGSEFSCLTGQVSGPGGSLPALLL from the exons ATGCGGTTCTCAAGGTCTCAGCGTCTCAGAGTCAAAGGCCTTGTTTGGGGAGGGAACTGTCCGTGTTGGGGGATCCCTAGTCTCCTGGAGTTTCACTTTCTCTTCGCAAACTCTGTGGTGCGTTTCTGCCCGGACCCTCGTGTCGCGGCCCTAGTTCTCACTCCCATTGGGTGTCTGGTTTCTAGAAGCCAATCAGCGGCCCCGCGGTTCCCGGTTTTTAAGTCTCCACCTGtatccccccacacccccaccctccGCCAGGACTCAGTTTCTCCCCAGACCCCGAGGATACGAGTCATGGGGCCGCGAACCCTCCTCCTGCTGCTCTCGGGGGCCCTGGTCCTGACCGAGACCTGGGCCG GCTCCCACTCCCTGAGCTATTTCTGCACCTGCGTGTCCCGGCCCGGCCTCGGGGAGCCGCGTTTCATCGCCGTCGGCTACGTGGACGACACGCAGTTCGCGCGGTTCGACAGCGACGCCCCGAATCCGAGAATGGAGCCGCGGGCGCCGTGGATGGAGCAGGAGGGGCCGGAATACTGGGAAGAGATGACACGAGATGCCAAGAAAGCTCAACAGAGATTGCGATCAGGCTTGAACACCATGCGCGGTTTCTACAACCAGAGCGAGGCGG TGTCTCACACCTCCCAGTGGGTGTTTGCCTGCGAGGTGGGGCCGGACGGGCGCCTCCTCCGCGGGATCTGGCAGACCGCCTATGACGGTGCGGACTACATCTCCCTGAACGAAGACCAGCGCTCCTGGACCGCGGCAGACACGGCGGCTCAGATCACCAAGCGCAAGTGGGAAATCTCCGGTGAGGCAGAGTTCCAGCGGAACTACCTGGAGGGCAAGTGCGTGCAGTGGCTCCACAGACACCTGGAGACCGGAAAGGACACGCTGCTGCGCGCAG ACCCTCCAAAGACACATGTGGCCCATCACCGCATCTCTGACCGTGAGGTCACCCTGAggtgctgggccctgggcttCTACCCTGAGGAGATCTCACTGACCTGGCAGCGTGATGGGGAGGACCAGACTCAGGACATGGAGACTGTGGAGACCAGGCCTTCAGGGGATGGAACCTTCCAGAAGTGGGCGGCCCTGGTGGTGCCTTCTGGAGAGGAGCAGAGATACACGTGCTGTGTGGAGCACGAGGGGCTTCAGAAGCCCCTCACCCTGAGATGGG AACCTCCTCAGCCCTCCATCCCCATCATGGGCATCATCGTTGGCCTGCTTCTCCTCATCGTCACTGGATTTGTGGTGACTGGAGCTGTGATTTGGTGGAAAAAACACTCAGgtagggaaaggagggagggatctGAGTTTTCTTGTCTCACTGGGCAGGTTTCTGGCCCAGGTGGAAGTTTGCCTGCCTTGTTGCTGTAA